ATACATTTTTGTAGCTGCTGGGTAACAAGAAGGTCTACACCACACACTGCTGAATTGTTATAAGTTCTTATTTAAATCCACATAAAAGTGACAATATTTCGTTCCATGTGGAATTAAACAAGAACTGGGAACACTGGTAGCAGTGAGCGGGTACTTATTTGCTCTTTTGTTTAAAGGGTGTGCGACACACACAAGTCAAAGTGAGTTGATTATCTGAGTGCAGTTTTATGTCTTCAGCCTCTGTTTCTTCTCATGATATTACTCAATTAGCATAccaaaaagtctaaaaaaagtCAGTTACAGTCTGTCTGATGACAGTGACAGTAAGAATAGAATATGAGATGACAAATACAATGATTTCATGACCTTATTTTAcacttctccttttttttaaataggcAATTTATCCAAGAGCTACAACACATGAATCATAATTTGGAGGAGGGATTATTTCCTTCTTGCCCTCTTGATTTCTTGCATattcaaatgtcagaaaaaacagaatttataATCTCCTTCAATACAACAAGAAATACTTGTCCAGTGTTGATATAGGGGTTTAATCAAACAGCCAACTATCACCAGGATATTTTCACAGTCTGTTCTAACTTCCCGCGTGGGCTCAGACAGGAAAATCGCTCCTCTTCGATCTCAGCCACTCTCAACACTtctctctcttatctctctctgacttcctgtcttCCCGTCCTCCCTGCCCTCACTTCCGCTAAACAAGACGCCAGGCAGCACGCGGGTAGAAACTCTTCCCATCCTTATCCAAACAGTATCCTggtttcagctgctgctgtgttgacAAGGCCGAGATTGTGCTTCTCGGATATTTTCATTAGTTTCGTATTGTGCTGACACGCTTAGTAATGTGCATCATCTGTATATCATATCAGAATATTTTTCACCGGGACCCCCTACACCTTTTTCCTGTTCTGCTCTGCTTCCGTCTTTTCCTCTGTGTCCCCTGCCTGCTGTTTGTAATGTCACATCAGTTATTCAGTCAAACCAGCAGCATTCTTTAAGCTGAACAGTAAGGCCACTTTGTAATTGAGCTGAGTAAGATTTTAGTAGGCGACTGAATAAATTCTTTGGTATTTTAACCGAGCTAACCGAGGTTGGCTCCAAATGAACTGAAATGACAATGAGGGGAAGTACGAGCTTCGAAATGGGTTGGATTTTAGGAAGTCAAGTGCGGAATGTGGACTTGGCAACTTGCAAGTGTAAGAAAATAGTTGCTCACAGATTTCTGCAATATACATCGCTAATTATTCACAACTAATTGATTCCACAGAGTTTAAGGACATTGTGAgaaaactgcagtttttatcAGTCTATTGTAAACAAACTTTGGGTGTGACATCTCACCATTTTCCCTGATTCCCCTTTTCCCCTGAACTGACTTGTCCCACTCATCTCATGGGACGGCACTGTCGCTCCTGTTGCTACTCCTGGAAGCTCTGAAGTCCTGGCATATAACAAACAACCTGTACAAGTTCAATATGACAACCAGGAGGTTCTTGATGGCGAAGAAACCGAGCATCTGGTGGAAGACGTTGTAGTAGGTCATGACGGTGAGCCTGACCACCAGGAAAGGCCCGTCCTGGATAAACAAGGCCTCCACAATATTCCATATGTCCGTGCTGTGTCTAACGCAGAGGGATACCTCCTGAGCACCCTGCTCACCCTCATTGTCTGAGTTGTTGTTCACCACTATTGAaaataaagagacaaaaaacaagcacttggtgacacaGCTGAGATGTTTTATGCAAGGAATTCTTGTAAttcatgtttatgtatttttcatttccttaATTCAAGATAAAAATCTTTCTTGATCTTATCATACTGAGTAAATGTCAGGGTTTCAaatcctgctcctgctcctctaTGCATGAGTGTCTGAAGTTTGCTCTTTTGAACATGTTTCAGCCCTTTTTGAGTGCATCTCAAGATTTACTCATTACCTAGTAAAGTAAATTAAAGACTTAGGGACTAAAAAGATTCTCAATGCCAACTATAAACACTGTACATATACTACATTCACAGAATAATCCTTTCCATGTGAGTTGGCTAaatgacatactgtaaatcCAAAACTATCTGCAAAACTAGATACAACTAGGGGTATTAAAAAACTTTAATTGAATCAATTTTCCATGACCTGCTTTCTTATATTCAAATCCTTACAACAGCTTTTTTATTTGAAGAAGTTTATCTGACATAAATATCCATGCACCCGCAAACATTCGCGAACACAATCTCATCACACGGTCCGTTTGTAGCTATTCTGCTTTCGAATATATCATATGATCATCATCAGCAGatgaaactttttttctcaccagCTGTTTCCAAGCTCAAGGATGAACTTTGAATCTCAgtttttaagccaacatgggTGAAACATTCACAATaggggttcacagtttttcaagtcatCAGTCTCAAAATGATAGTCAGGAGCACAGATGAACaatgaaataggtttttcttgttgtaatcattcatcctgtttaTACTGACTGTTGGAAggtcccttcataatgcacttacaacggaagtgatgggggccaaaaacCACaagcctccctctgtgcaaaaatgtattcaaaagtttatctgaggccaacgtgaagcttcagccgtccaaattattcaaatcaacTAAACATCTTCCAACACTAGTCCAAACAgacaaagtccctctttttgttactatactttgccagagaacagagaaacactgtccgaggaaacacaaagagggaatttgatgctaaaaagactgtaaatgtggcagatatccacttgataagactaactcagactgttgaagcctcatagaagcttcagatcaacttttaaatacatttttgcataaaatcatgtacattaaaagcacatttgaaggggatcttttaatagccagtatgaaaaggaggaatgattacagcaaggaaaacctctttgaGTGTTAATATGGGCACCTGGctcacttgaaaaattgtgaacgtaTCCTTTAAActgctcaggaaaaaaaaagtttgaatacTTATAATTCCATGACAACTAGGAAAACCCCATCAGCTGATGAGGATCATGATCGAAAGCTGCAGAGCAGATTCTAAATGGACCTAGTGATGGGATTGTTTCCAAGAtccaagaatgaactttgaacgTCATATTTATGAACATGTTGCATGTATATGCCAACACTTTCTGTGTTTGCAAGGCATTTAAACACACTGGACATGACCGCATGTTGACACTAACAGGAAGACACACCCACGTGAGcggacacaaacacatactgcacacaccGGAGGAAAAATAGCTTCAATTATAAACACAACCGAGTGCTGTGCATTCAAGATAAGTGCTCTTAATGCATTATGACGGTAAAGAGACACATGAAAATATCATTATAAAGAGTCTTAATGCCTACTTGTAAATTATTAAAGATTGTGTTATGAATTATTCTTACTTTCCGAGAACAAAGTTGTGctgtcttcctttcttttctttctttgttgaaACCCTATCCTTGTTCTTCAGAGGTGGGTTTACATTCTTTTCTGTGCTCAATGTAATAAGTTAAAGACATCAGCTTGTTGAGCCTTGCCTGATAACGGCTCCCACTTATCAGTCCACTTGAATCGGATAGGCTTTTTCGCTGGATAGTTTGTCAACATCATTTATGTAAAAGCCTAAATGTAGCGCTTGATTTTCTTCAagattataaacatttatacagACTCCTAAAATACATCCTTCCTGCTACTTAATTTCGTGTTTAGCTTGCTTTGAAAGACTATAGTTATGAAAGTTGGGACATTCCCATGTCTCTGACACAGCTTTTGCGGTTGATTCAAGGCTCCGgaagtgaaaacagatttttgggTTAATAATTTGACAAAGCTGGAGATAGAAGAGCAAAGATTTCAGCTGAACTACTTTTCGTTGTTTGCTTACACCACTGGCAGGGACACTGCTGACATTACTAATGTCTTTGCCAATTTCTAAACACATTATCCCTCTCACAGTGGAGAGGTCTCACATCTGTAACTGCTTGAGCACCAAAGCTATTGGtttaactgaaaaacaaactgaccAGCTAGATGTAGGGGGAACTGCAACATGCTCCAGGTCCATACAGCTAAGATGATGTAGACCAGAGCAGGACTGTTCTCTCTGCAGAagacacagaaaatacagtaaaaacatagTAAAAGTAGGCAACGTTACTTTAAAAGTGCTTGGAttgtacacatacatatatgcgTTTTAAGTGTGAGGATGGTTATATACATGTACAGGACTGAGTGTAGACagataaaactaaaactgattGGCCACCCACTTGACATCTGACAGCGTCTCACTGGTAAATTCAAGGATGTCTGCCGCTGTGCCAACAAAAATCAGGAGAAGTTGAGAGAGCTCATCTCTTGTGACTCCGCCTCCCAAAGGAAGGAGCCACTTCCccaggatgaggaggatgagcaGGATCTGATGAAGAGCTAGGATCCAGTCATTGGGGCAGACAACTGAAAGAGCTTGTTCAATACTCTGGCAAAAGGAGAAAAATCGAaagttatttcatagttttccAGGATGTTCGCAGGAGTTATTCACTCAGGAACCATGTTATCCCTTAATGTGCAGCTAGCTCTTGACTCATCGAATGCTACCAGTTCCTTG
This genomic interval from Thunnus thynnus chromosome 14, fThuThy2.1, whole genome shotgun sequence contains the following:
- the LOC137197238 gene encoding transmembrane protein 26-like, which produces MILFKFINAIITRALFLLVSLVGVWRVTWEKKDSNYWFLTFLFLPLVAEMIITLRRRKGQDYKWFSPPIFLFLISIIPSIWILELHHQQNSVKDRQCKKLDSWENVRKLVTLNETLHNMTNPNYLKSIEQALSVVCPNDWILALHQILLILLILGKWLLPLGGGVTRDELSQLLLIFVGTAADILEFTSETLSDVKENSPALVYIILAVWTWSMLQFPLHLAVVNNNSDNEGEQGAQEVSLCVRHSTDIWNIVEALFIQDGPFLVVRLTVMTYYNVFHQMLGFFAIKNLLVVILNLYRLFVICQDFRASRSSNRSDSAVP